The Kineothrix sp. IPX-CK genomic interval CAGGCGTTCTGCCACGAACTTACGATTAAACCACATATGTATGACCGTTTTCAGCACTTGCGCCACCAGCCAGCCGGTTACCGATGCCATAAAAATGCGGTTATAAAATAAATCTTTTAAAAATTCCATTTTTATAACCATAATCCTTTCAAAGTCCAAAGACTTCGGGCACAGGCCCGAAGCTTCGACCGAAATTTTTATTTAAAGGCTTTTCAAATACCTTCCAATCGCATCATGCCAGTCCGCAAACTGAAAATCAGACGTAAGCCTGAGCATATAATTCTCCAGAATGGAATAAGCCGGCCTCGGTGCAGAGGCCGGATTCGCCGTCTGATATTCCCCTGTTGTAATTTCCTCCACTACAGTTTTCTTGCCCGCAAGCCTGAATATTTCTTTTGCGAAATCAGCCCAATGGCAATAACCCTCACAGGTTCCGTGGAACAGCCCGTAATTTTCGCTGGGAACCAGATAACAAATCGCTTTTGCCAATTCCTCTGCGCTTGTGGGAGTACCGAACTGATCGCCTACTACCGTAACCTTATCGGTCTTCTCCGATAATTGCAGCATGGTCTTCACGAAATTCTTACCTTCGCCATATAGCCACGCAGTACGGATGATGAAGTAATCCTTTGCGAATTCCTTTACAAAATTCTCTCCCGCCAGCTTAGAAGCACCGTACACTCCTTGTGGTCCCGTAAGATCGAACTCAGTGTAGGGCTTGTCTGCTTTTCCTGAGAAAACATAATCCGTGGATATCTGAACAAGCTTCGCTCCTGCTTCCGTCGCTGCAACGCTCAGGTTGCGCGGACCGATAGCATTAATCCGATACGCGTTATCTGCGTCTGTCTCACAGGAATTTACGTTAGTATACGCCGCACAGTTGATAATCGCATAAGGCTTGACCTCTTTTACCAGTTTCATCACTTCATCTATATTCGTTATATCGAGCTGTGCAACGTCCGTATTGATAAGTTCTATTTCCGTATTTCCTTCATATTGCTTATTGATGGCAATTCCTAATTGTCCGTTGCAGCCGGTAACTATTATTTTTTTCATGTATGGAACAATTCTCCTTTCAAATCCGGTGGCTTTGCGCTAGTCCAGACTATTACCATAATACAACCCGCACTTAGAATATGCAAGTAAAGTTTCTTCACCCAGGGGTGATATAGGCATATATTCTTATTATAAACAGCAAAACGGTGAATAGTAAGTATATGTTACATTCTTGTAATAAATTCTTAAGATTTTTGTATATATTTTTCATTTCTCCCTAGTGACTCCGCCGATATAATATGCTATAATTTGCCTTGTGGTGCTTTTAGCGGGATTC includes:
- the rfbD gene encoding dTDP-4-dehydrorhamnose reductase, yielding MKKIIVTGCNGQLGIAINKQYEGNTEIELINTDVAQLDITNIDEVMKLVKEVKPYAIINCAAYTNVNSCETDADNAYRINAIGPRNLSVAATEAGAKLVQISTDYVFSGKADKPYTEFDLTGPQGVYGASKLAGENFVKEFAKDYFIIRTAWLYGEGKNFVKTMLQLSEKTDKVTVVGDQFGTPTSAEELAKAICYLVPSENYGLFHGTCEGYCHWADFAKEIFRLAGKKTVVEEITTGEYQTANPASAPRPAYSILENYMLRLTSDFQFADWHDAIGRYLKSL